In Zingiber officinale cultivar Zhangliang chromosome 1A, Zo_v1.1, whole genome shotgun sequence, a genomic segment contains:
- the LOC122020852 gene encoding protein BOLA2-like encodes MGVTKEEVEATLNSSLKPSHLSVIDTSGGCGASFEVEIVSEQFEGKRLLERHRLVNSALAEQMKQIHALSIKKALTPAQWNPSPAPTE; translated from the exons ATGGGTGTAACCAAAGAAGAGGTAGAGGCCACCTTGAACTCCAGCCTCAAGCCTTCTCATCTC TCGGTGATCGATACATCGGGAGG GTGCGGTGCGAGCTTTGAGGTGGAGATCGTTTCGGAGCAGTTCGAGGGGAAGCGCCTGCTGGAGAGGCACCGCCTGGTGAACTCAGCGCTGGCGGAGCAGATGAAGCAGATTCATGCCCTCTCTATCAAGAAGGCCCTCACCCCGGCCCAGTGGAACCCTAGCCCTGCCCCAACCGAGTAA
- the LOC122020831 gene encoding auxin response factor 17-like has protein sequence MAADEVDPAVWKACAGTAPRVPAVGSRVYYFPHGHAEQAASPPDVLEAIPSMILCCVTAVHLLADHDTDEVFARIQLDPCFHLLFSQAPKEGLPSSQEEDGVFLSFSKILTASDANNGGGFSVPRFCAETLLPPLDYEKRPPSQTIYVRDLHGNSWSFRHIYRGTPRRHLLTTGWSTFVNEKRLVTGDSVVFMKKLSGQLLVGIRRTSQSRGTTEYSPYNPKATSWKIEKHTAEKVLPKNARGEVLASSVAEIGRLAGRGMPFEVLYYPKSGYPNFVVAAEAVDTAIKLHWTIGSRVKMSVESEDSARMTWFQGTISKVTQGSPWRMLQVTWDEPEVFKNARNVSPWQVELVCVSSQIDTPFHPMKKLKGTESSEFFHHQLIGMPSFQMTGLDGRNQRLFNYHLSPPSIQGARQDAVNALNICDCINQPNKLLVNGLASLKKDLFTDLGTNISTHSVSCPPSENSTQTSDEKISEPENSTVKSSTQSFLLFGKVIHLGQPNNGDTVDEHQLWAI, from the exons ATGGCGGCCGACGAAGTCGACCCTGCAGTGTGGAAGGCCTGCGCCGGCACTGCCCCTCGCGTCCCCGCCGTGGGATCTCGCGTCTATTACTTCCCCCATGGCCATGCCGAGCAAGCCGCGTCGCCACCTGATGTCCTCGAAGCCATCCCCTCCATGATCCTCTGTTGCGTGACAGCAGTCCACCTCCTCGCCGATCACGACACTGACGAGGTCTTCGCCCGTATCCAGCTCGACCCCTGCTTCCACCTACTCTTTTCGCAGGCTCCGAAGGAGGGTCTTCCCTCCTCACAGGAGGAAGATGGCGTCTTCCTGTCGTTTTCCAAGATCCTGACCGCCAGCGACGCGAACAATGGGGGTGGCTTCTCGGTTCCGCGATTCTGCGCTGAGACCCTCCTTCCCCCGCTCGATTACGAGAAGCGTCCACCGTCGCAAACTATCTACGTGCGTGACCTGCACGGGAATTCCTGGAGCTTCCGGCACATCTACCGCGGGACGCCGCGGCGTCATCTCCTGACCACGGGATGGAGTACGTTCGTTAACGAGAAGAGACTTGTTACAGGTGATTCGGTTGTTTTCATGAAAAAATTGTCGGGACAGCTCCTTGTCGGTATCCGCCGCACCAGCCAGTCTCGCGGCACCACAGAGTATTCGCCTTATAATCCAAAAGCAACATCGTGGAAGATAGAGAAACATACCGCGGAGAAGGTACTCCCTAAAAATGCTAGGGGTGAAGTTCTGGCCTCGTCCGTGGCGGAGATAGGCAGATTGGCTGGGAGGGGCATGCCTTTTGAGGTCCTGTACTATCCTAAGTCTGGCTATCCGAACTTCGTAGTGGCGGCGGAGGCTGTTGATACCGCGATAAAGCTGCATTGGACCATTGGATCGAGAGTTAAGATGTCAGTGGAATCGGAGGATTCAGCGAGGATGACTTGGTTTCAGGGCACCATTTCCAAAGTGACACAGGGTTCACCATGGCGAATGCTTCAG GTTACTTGGGATGAGCCGGAGGTTTTCAAAAATGCCAGAAATGTTAGTCCATGGCAAGTTGAGTTGGTTTGTGTTAGTTCTCAGATAGATACTCCATTTCACCCTATGAAGAAATTGAAGGGAACAGAAAGTTCAGAATTTTTTCATCATCAACTCATTGGAATGCCCAGTTTTCAGATGACTGGATTGGATGGTAGAAACCAAAGACTCTTCAATTACCATTTATCTCCTCCTAGCATACAGGGAGCCAGGCAAGATGCAGTCAATGCATTAAATATATGCGACTGTATCAACCAACCTAACAAATTGTTAGTCAATGGTTTAGCATCACTTAAGAAAGATCTCTTCACAGATTTGGGTACTAATATCAGCACACATTCAGTTTCCTGTCCCCCTAGTGAGAATAGCACCCAAACTTCAGATGAAAAAATTAGTGAACCAGAAAATAGCACGGTCAAGTCTTCTACACAATCATTCCTGCTTTTTGGTAAAGTTATTCACTTGGGGCAGCCAAATAATGGTGATACTGTTGATGAACATCAGCTGTGGGCCATTTGA
- the LOC122020841 gene encoding uncharacterized protein LOC122020841: MAVTRESAIQTLNSIVQLHLEKIMEKKREIDAQKKELWRLFQLFFLFLAVVLTAQMVAPPARLRCRHSWVPIGLLSLAHLAYYVAVAQTLRCVNGFKYQRRCHKLTLALATDRLKLLRMRFTSAAVTGAEPPPVRTGDLEVHYQEAPESYLGKFRRSWALHFGFLVCTYGFVVSASVVLLCF, translated from the coding sequence ATGGCGGTGACGAGGGAATCGGCGATCCAGACGTTGAACAGCATCGTGCAGCTCCATCTGGAGAAGATAATGGAGAAGAAGCGGGAGATAGACGCGCAGAAGAAGGAGTTGTGGCGCCTCTTccagctcttcttcctcttcctagcGGTGGTGCTGACGGCACAGATGGTGGCGCCGCCGGCCCGCCTCCGGTGCCGGCACTCATGGGTCCCAATCGGACTCCTCTCACTCGCCCACCTAGCCTACTACGTGGCCGTCGCCCAGACCCTGCGCTGCGTCAACGGATTTAAGTACCAGCGCCGCTGCCACAAGCTCACCCTCGCACTCGCCACCGACCGCCTCAAGCTCTTGAGGATGCGATTCACGTCAGCCGCGGTGACCGGAGCAGAACCGCCGCCGGTGCGAACCGGAGACTTGGAAGTCCACTATCAGGAAGCACCGGAGAGCTACCTGGGAAAGTTCAGACGCAGCTGGGCCTTGCACTTCGGATTCCTCGTGTGCACCTACGGCTTCGTGGTCTCCGCCTCCGTCGTCCTCCTCTGCTTCTAA